The following coding sequences are from one Humulus lupulus chromosome X, drHumLupu1.1, whole genome shotgun sequence window:
- the LOC133804539 gene encoding probable E3 ubiquitin-protein ligase RHG1A isoform X2, with protein sequence MQGQRGTIGSLPETLDFELGATSNNAAIDQQICWNNMRNPSESRMQDYLLPPNDMNMAFVNSMNREGQNMSRWCLNEASSSNTQNEIGTSERKTEHVWPPSGPCAVSSARLDEQRHEPAGNTSADNNLNPIFAQSSHSEVGIPTNLNINAAGFVGRGGSRSQVLEYPNPYKVGGSDMEQNRSMSGSDPFLLPSGSAGFLVGENDSRQSSLEGRRISCKRKAIEGHVGPSSASGSCSYFQPAEGIGRPGVPAQNNAAGSSLSLYASEEGNPRLGLGGRTITSDFPESSRRSFRARTTSLNQLNAAAPIFSTGRTVRRSSVLASQSSLIPADHSLDLRPASVVDTIRNQSQPAMIDVPPLPQNVQSSRWNGGSSSRHGSSSSSVAFGDSDAQPRDDLNHRSLPRNMLDLPIFVPATELRNLVRHPANRSLAGPSLSIPGNVVSTPRTGSSTNVHPPSSPVWASHHNSTPQYPRRFSEYLRRSLFSSVGTEPGGQSSNYVPLHSGQPASPQEVVLRPGASNQGHHSHPRSASWMERHNDNGLGLHYSLRSLGAGADGNNSRLVSEIRNGLGLIRRGESLRFEDVMILDPSVFMGVADIHDRHRDMRLDVDNMSYEELLALEERIGNVSTGLSEDTVLTRLKQKKYPIAEKYQSEAEPCCICQEEYKEGEHIGTLECSHDFHTQCIKQWLTHKNLCPICKTTALAL encoded by the exons ATGCAAGGGCAAAGGGGTACTATCGGTTCTTTGCCTGAAACACTTGACTTCGAGCTTGGTGCTACATCAAATAATGCTGCTATAGACCAGCAGATATGCTGGAACAATATGCGTAATCCGTCCGAGAGCCGTATGCAAGACTATTTATTACCTCCCAATGATATGAATATGGCTTTTGTCAATTCCATGAACCGTGAAGGGCAGAACATGAGCAGGTGGTGCTTAAATGAAGCTAGTTCTAGCAATACACAGAATGAAATTGGTACTAGTGAGCGAAAAACTGAACATGTGTGGCCACCCTCAGGTCCTTGTGCTGTATCTAGTGCTAGGTTAGATGAGCAGCGCCATGAACCAGCTGGTAACACTTCAGCTGACAATAATTTGAACCCTATCTTTGCTCAAAGTTCCCATTCCGAGGTGGGAATTCCTACAAATCTTAACATAAATGCAGCAGGTTTTGTGGGTCGTGGTGGCAGTAGGAGTCAAGTTTTAGAATATCCTAACCCATACAAAGTTGGTGGATCTGATATGGAGCAGAATCGATCTATGAGTGGTTCTGATCCTTTTCTACTTCCTTCTGGGAGTGCTGGATTTTTGGTGGGAGAAAATGACAGCAGGCAAAGTTCATTGGAAGGTCGCCGGATATCTTGTAAAAGAAAGGCTATCGAGGGACATGTTGGACCATCTTCTGCAAGTGGGAGTTGTAGCTACTTTCAGCCTGCAGAAGGGATTGGAAGGCCCGGAGTTCCTGCTCAAAATAATGCAGCAGGCAGCAGTCTCAGCTTATATGCTTCTGAAGAGGGGAACCCCAGACTTGGATTAGGTGGAAGAACAATAACTTCAGACTTCCCGGAAAGCTCTCGCAGAAGCTTCCGTGCAAGGACTACTTCATTGAATCAACTTAATGCTGCTGCTCCTATATTCTCGACAGGGAGGACTGTTAGGCGTTCCAGTGTTTTGGCATCCCAATCAAGTCTTATTCCAGCTGATCATAGTCTAGACTTAAGGCCAGCCTCAGTAGTAGATACTATTCGTAATCAAAGCCAGCCTGCCATGATCGATGTTCCTCCTTTGCCACAAAATGTACAATCGTCGAGATGGAATGGAGGTTCTAGTTCAAGACATGGCAGTTCATCAAGCTCTGTTGCATTTGGAGATAGCGACGCACAACCACGAGATGATTTAAACCATAGAAGTTTGCCAAGAAACATGTTGGATCTTCCCATATTTGTACCTGCAACTGAATTGAGAAATTTGGTTCGACATCCAGCAAATAGAAGTTTAGCTGGGCCAAGTTTATCAATTCCGGGAAATGTTGTTTCTACACCACGGACTGGCTCAAGTACAAATGTTCATCCACCATCTAGTCCTGTCTGGGCATCCCATCACAATTCTACTCCGCAGTATCCTCGTAGATTTTCTGAGTATCTCCGCCGATCCTTGTTTTCTTCTGTTGGTACTGAGCCTGGGGGGCAAAGCAGTAATTATGTGCCACTACATTCTGGTCAACCTGCTTCCCCACAGGAGGTGGTTCTTCGGCCTGGAGCTAGTAACCAGGGTCATCATTCACACCCAAGGTCAGCATCATGGATGGAGAGACACAATGATAATGGGTTGGGACTTCACTACTCCCTACGAAGTTTGGGTGCTGGTGCTGATGGAAATAACAGCAGGCTTGTATCTGAG ATTCGCAATGGCCTTGGTCTCATTCGGAGGGGCGAGAGTTTGCGATTTGAG GACGTTATGATACTTGACCCCTCAGTTTTTATGGGAGTGGCTGATATACATGATCGGCATAGGGATATGCGACTTGATGTCGATAACATGTCTTATGAG GAACTGCTTGCTCTTGAAGAGCGCATCGGAAATGTTAGCACCGGATTAAGCGAAGATACGGTACTTACTCGCTTGAAGCAGAAGAAGTATCCTATAGCAGAAAAATATCAATCAGAAGCTGAACCATGTTGTATATGTCAG GAGGAATATAAAGAAGGAGAACATATAGGAACACTTGAATGCAGCCATGATTTCCATACCCAATGCATAAAACAATGGTTGACGCACAAAAATTTGTGCCCCATTTGTAAAACGACAGCGTTGGCATTGTGA
- the LOC133804539 gene encoding probable E3 ubiquitin-protein ligase RHG1A isoform X1 — translation MQGQRGTIGSLPETLDFELGATSNNAAIDQQICWNNMRNPSESRMQDYLLPPNDMNMAFVNSMNREGQNMSRWCLNEASSSNTQNEIGTSERKTEHVWPPSGPCAVSSARLDEQRHEPAGNTSADNNLNPIFAQSSHSEVGIPTNLNINAAGFVGRGGSRSQVLEYPNPYKVGGSDMEQNRSMSGSDPFLLPSGSAGFLVGENDSRQSSLEGRRISCKRKAIEGHVGPSSASGSCSYFQPAEGIGRPGVPAQNNAAGSSLSLYASEEGNPRLGLGGRTITSDFPESSRRSFRARTTSLNQLNAAAPIFSTGRTVRRSSVLASQSSLIPADHSLDLRPASVVDTIRNQSQPAMIDVPPLPQNVQSSRWNGGSSSRHGSSSSSVAFGDSDAQPRDDLNHRSLPRNMLDLPIFVPATELRNLVRHPANRSLAGPSLSIPGNVVSTPRTGSSTNVHPPSSPVWASHHNSTPQYPRRFSEYLRRSLFSSVGTEPGGQSSNYVPLHSGQPASPQEVVLRPGASNQGHHSHPRSASWMERHNDNGLGLHYSLRSLGAGADGNNSRLVSEQIRNGLGLIRRGESLRFEDVMILDPSVFMGVADIHDRHRDMRLDVDNMSYEELLALEERIGNVSTGLSEDTVLTRLKQKKYPIAEKYQSEAEPCCICQEEYKEGEHIGTLECSHDFHTQCIKQWLTHKNLCPICKTTALAL, via the exons ATGCAAGGGCAAAGGGGTACTATCGGTTCTTTGCCTGAAACACTTGACTTCGAGCTTGGTGCTACATCAAATAATGCTGCTATAGACCAGCAGATATGCTGGAACAATATGCGTAATCCGTCCGAGAGCCGTATGCAAGACTATTTATTACCTCCCAATGATATGAATATGGCTTTTGTCAATTCCATGAACCGTGAAGGGCAGAACATGAGCAGGTGGTGCTTAAATGAAGCTAGTTCTAGCAATACACAGAATGAAATTGGTACTAGTGAGCGAAAAACTGAACATGTGTGGCCACCCTCAGGTCCTTGTGCTGTATCTAGTGCTAGGTTAGATGAGCAGCGCCATGAACCAGCTGGTAACACTTCAGCTGACAATAATTTGAACCCTATCTTTGCTCAAAGTTCCCATTCCGAGGTGGGAATTCCTACAAATCTTAACATAAATGCAGCAGGTTTTGTGGGTCGTGGTGGCAGTAGGAGTCAAGTTTTAGAATATCCTAACCCATACAAAGTTGGTGGATCTGATATGGAGCAGAATCGATCTATGAGTGGTTCTGATCCTTTTCTACTTCCTTCTGGGAGTGCTGGATTTTTGGTGGGAGAAAATGACAGCAGGCAAAGTTCATTGGAAGGTCGCCGGATATCTTGTAAAAGAAAGGCTATCGAGGGACATGTTGGACCATCTTCTGCAAGTGGGAGTTGTAGCTACTTTCAGCCTGCAGAAGGGATTGGAAGGCCCGGAGTTCCTGCTCAAAATAATGCAGCAGGCAGCAGTCTCAGCTTATATGCTTCTGAAGAGGGGAACCCCAGACTTGGATTAGGTGGAAGAACAATAACTTCAGACTTCCCGGAAAGCTCTCGCAGAAGCTTCCGTGCAAGGACTACTTCATTGAATCAACTTAATGCTGCTGCTCCTATATTCTCGACAGGGAGGACTGTTAGGCGTTCCAGTGTTTTGGCATCCCAATCAAGTCTTATTCCAGCTGATCATAGTCTAGACTTAAGGCCAGCCTCAGTAGTAGATACTATTCGTAATCAAAGCCAGCCTGCCATGATCGATGTTCCTCCTTTGCCACAAAATGTACAATCGTCGAGATGGAATGGAGGTTCTAGTTCAAGACATGGCAGTTCATCAAGCTCTGTTGCATTTGGAGATAGCGACGCACAACCACGAGATGATTTAAACCATAGAAGTTTGCCAAGAAACATGTTGGATCTTCCCATATTTGTACCTGCAACTGAATTGAGAAATTTGGTTCGACATCCAGCAAATAGAAGTTTAGCTGGGCCAAGTTTATCAATTCCGGGAAATGTTGTTTCTACACCACGGACTGGCTCAAGTACAAATGTTCATCCACCATCTAGTCCTGTCTGGGCATCCCATCACAATTCTACTCCGCAGTATCCTCGTAGATTTTCTGAGTATCTCCGCCGATCCTTGTTTTCTTCTGTTGGTACTGAGCCTGGGGGGCAAAGCAGTAATTATGTGCCACTACATTCTGGTCAACCTGCTTCCCCACAGGAGGTGGTTCTTCGGCCTGGAGCTAGTAACCAGGGTCATCATTCACACCCAAGGTCAGCATCATGGATGGAGAGACACAATGATAATGGGTTGGGACTTCACTACTCCCTACGAAGTTTGGGTGCTGGTGCTGATGGAAATAACAGCAGGCTTGTATCTGAG CAGATTCGCAATGGCCTTGGTCTCATTCGGAGGGGCGAGAGTTTGCGATTTGAG GACGTTATGATACTTGACCCCTCAGTTTTTATGGGAGTGGCTGATATACATGATCGGCATAGGGATATGCGACTTGATGTCGATAACATGTCTTATGAG GAACTGCTTGCTCTTGAAGAGCGCATCGGAAATGTTAGCACCGGATTAAGCGAAGATACGGTACTTACTCGCTTGAAGCAGAAGAAGTATCCTATAGCAGAAAAATATCAATCAGAAGCTGAACCATGTTGTATATGTCAG GAGGAATATAAAGAAGGAGAACATATAGGAACACTTGAATGCAGCCATGATTTCCATACCCAATGCATAAAACAATGGTTGACGCACAAAAATTTGTGCCCCATTTGTAAAACGACAGCGTTGGCATTGTGA